The DNA sequence TTAGTTCATCTTTACTGCGATACAAAGCAGGATCTGAAATAGAATGTCCTTTAAATCTTTCTGTAATCACCTCAATTAAAACAGGTCGTGATATTTTTTTTACCTCTTCAAATGCCGCAGAAAAACCTGTATAGCAATTAAAAAAATCCATGCCATTTAAAGTATACCCTTTCATATTAAAGCTAGGAGCCTTTGTCTCTGCAATAGGCTCTAAACAAAGAGCTCTTGCTACATGAGTTCCCATACCCCAATGATTATTTTCAATCACATATATACAAGGAAGATCCCACAAGGACGCTAAATTCAGCGATTCATGAAAAGAGCCTTGAGCTACTGCCCCTTCTCCCAAAAAACATACAGAAACTTGTTTGGATTCTTTTAAAGCATTTTTTCGTTTATATTTAATGCTAAAAGCAGCACCAGTTGAAACAGGGATTTGTCCTCCTACAATTCCGTATCCTCCTAAAAGCTGCTCTGTAAAAAAATGCATTGAACCACCTCGTCCTTTTGCATTACCATTACTACGACCTAGTAACTCAGCCATGAGTTCGTTAGGAGTGGCTCCTAGTAATAGAGCCAAGGCATGGCAACGATAAGAAGTAGCCCACCACTGATCTTTCCCCATTGCAAAAACAGCAGCTGTTTGCACTGCCTCTTGACCAATATAAGAGTGAAAGAAACCACCAATCTTACCTTGCAGGTAGGCTCCTTCAGCTCGTGTTTCAAAATTGCGTATCAATAGCATTTGCTCAAGAACAGAAAGAAGTTTGTCCTTACCGAGTAAGGCAATCTCTTTATCTAAATTATTTGGAAAAAAATTGTACTCAATTACGGGTTGCTTTTTCATAGTCGATTTTTTTTCATTAAAACTTAAACTAGCGCAATTAAAATAAATAA is a window from the Candidatus Rhabdochlamydia porcellionis genome containing:
- the pdhA gene encoding pyruvate dehydrogenase (acetyl-transferring) E1 component subunit alpha; its protein translation is MKKQPVIEYNFFPNNLDKEIALLGKDKLLSVLEQMLLIRNFETRAEGAYLQGKIGGFFHSYIGQEAVQTAAVFAMGKDQWWATSYRCHALALLLGATPNELMAELLGRSNGNAKGRGGSMHFFTEQLLGGYGIVGGQIPVSTGAAFSIKYKRKNALKESKQVSVCFLGEGAVAQGSFHESLNLASLWDLPCIYVIENNHWGMGTHVARALCLEPIAETKAPSFNMKGYTLNGMDFFNCYTGFSAAFEEVKKISRPVLIEVITERFKGHSISDPALYRSKDELKNNMQKDPIFLLMQVIQKANMITESEYQALNQKQKQIAIDALKYADQSPWPDPITLEQDVFAPLEESNT